From a region of the Pukyongiella litopenaei genome:
- a CDS encoding P1 family peptidase: MIPGPRNLITDVPGLRVGNAQDDDLKSGATVLTADRPFTASVQVMGGAPGTRETDLLAPDKSVSAVDALVLSGGSAYGLDACSGVMDGLRARGRGFRIGEALIPLVPGAIIFDLLNGGDKGWADNPYRALGRSALDAAGEDFALGTVGAGTGAMTAMLKGGLGSASLVLDGGVTVGALVAANPMGSTNTPGERHFWAAPYEIDGEFGGLGPDPSGGLGRHLESRKLAAMLTGLAAPERANTTIAIVATDAALTKAECQRLATAAHDGIARACLPSHAPADGDLVFALSTDARPLQTPEHERSLIGHAAALCLARAIARAVYLATPAPGDLLPCWSEVNG; encoded by the coding sequence ATGATCCCCGGCCCCCGCAACCTGATCACCGACGTGCCCGGCCTCAGGGTGGGCAACGCACAGGATGACGACCTGAAATCCGGCGCCACCGTGCTGACCGCCGACCGGCCCTTCACCGCCTCCGTGCAGGTGATGGGCGGCGCGCCGGGCACCCGTGAAACCGACCTGCTCGCCCCCGACAAATCGGTATCGGCGGTGGATGCGCTGGTGCTGTCGGGCGGGTCCGCCTACGGGCTCGACGCCTGTTCGGGGGTCATGGACGGGCTGCGGGCGCGGGGGCGCGGTTTTCGCATCGGCGAGGCCCTGATCCCGCTGGTCCCCGGCGCGATCATCTTCGACCTGCTCAACGGTGGCGACAAGGGCTGGGCCGACAACCCCTATCGCGCGCTGGGGCGCAGCGCGCTGGACGCCGCGGGCGAAGATTTCGCGCTCGGCACCGTCGGGGCCGGAACCGGGGCGATGACCGCCATGCTCAAGGGCGGGCTGGGATCGGCCTCGCTGGTGCTCGACGGCGGAGTCACCGTGGGCGCGCTGGTCGCCGCCAACCCGATGGGCAGCACCAATACGCCGGGTGAACGGCATTTCTGGGCCGCGCCCTATGAAATCGACGGCGAATTCGGCGGGCTGGGACCGGATCCCTCGGGCGGGCTGGGCCGGCATCTCGAAAGCCGAAAACTGGCGGCGATGCTGACCGGGCTGGCGGCACCGGAACGCGCCAACACGACCATCGCCATCGTCGCCACCGACGCGGCCCTGACCAAGGCCGAGTGTCAGCGGCTGGCAACCGCCGCCCATGACGGCATCGCGCGGGCCTGCCTGCCGTCTCACGCGCCCGCGGATGGCGATCTGGTCTTTGCGCTCTCGACCGATGCCCGACCGCTGCAGACGCCCGAACACGAACGGTCGCTGATCGGCCATGCCGCCGCGCTGTGCCTGGCGCGGGCGATCGCGCGGGCGGTCTACCTGGCAACCCCGGCGCCGGGTGACCTGCTGCCCTGCTGGTCCGAGGTCAACGGCTGA
- a CDS encoding aldehyde dehydrogenase family protein: protein MTKTTKCISPIDGSVYLERPVLSLTQATDAAADVRAAQPAWAARTLSERIELVRAAVAEVGRTTDRMAVELAHQMGRPVRYGGEFGGFEERAAYMAGVAETALAPITIEDSDAFLRQITREPHGVVLVVAPWNYPYMTAINTVAPALIAGNTVILKHAAQTLQVGERMAEAFHAAGIPAEVFRNMVLDHDTTSALISGRHVDFVNFTGSVAGGQAMERAAAGTFIPVSTELGGKDPGYVRADADLDAAVDTLIDGAMFNSGQCCCGIERIYVHDSLFNAFVEKAVALVRGYKLGNPLDPDTTIGPMAHVRFAKLARDQIEDAVAKGAMAHIDAFPEDDGGAYLTPQVLTNVTHEMDVMREETFGPVVGIMPVHDDEEAIALMNDSRFGLTASIWTRDTDAAAAIGARLQTGTVFMNRCDYLDPALCWTGCKDTGRGAGLSVLGFQALTRPKSYHLKKA, encoded by the coding sequence ATGACCAAGACAACCAAATGTATCTCGCCGATCGACGGATCGGTCTATCTGGAACGGCCGGTGCTGTCGCTGACGCAGGCCACCGATGCCGCCGCGGATGTGCGCGCCGCGCAACCGGCATGGGCGGCCCGGACGCTTTCCGAGCGCATCGAGTTGGTGCGCGCGGCGGTGGCCGAGGTGGGCCGGACCACCGACCGCATGGCGGTGGAACTGGCGCACCAGATGGGCCGCCCGGTGCGCTATGGCGGCGAATTCGGCGGGTTCGAGGAACGCGCGGCCTATATGGCCGGGGTCGCCGAAACCGCGCTGGCGCCGATCACGATCGAGGACAGCGATGCCTTTTTGCGCCAGATCACCCGCGAACCGCATGGCGTGGTGCTGGTGGTGGCGCCGTGGAACTATCCCTACATGACCGCGATCAACACCGTGGCCCCGGCGCTGATCGCCGGGAACACGGTGATCCTGAAACACGCGGCCCAGACCCTGCAGGTCGGCGAACGCATGGCCGAGGCGTTCCACGCCGCCGGTATCCCCGCCGAGGTGTTCCGGAACATGGTGCTGGATCACGACACCACCTCGGCGCTGATCTCGGGCCGGCATGTGGATTTCGTGAACTTCACCGGGTCGGTCGCGGGCGGGCAGGCGATGGAACGCGCCGCCGCCGGAACCTTCATTCCCGTTTCCACCGAACTGGGTGGCAAGGATCCCGGCTATGTGCGCGCCGATGCCGATCTGGACGCGGCGGTGGACACGCTGATCGACGGGGCGATGTTCAATTCGGGTCAGTGCTGCTGCGGGATCGAACGGATCTATGTCCATGACAGCCTGTTCAACGCCTTCGTGGAAAAGGCGGTGGCGCTGGTCAGGGGCTACAAGCTCGGCAATCCGCTGGACCCCGACACCACCATCGGCCCGATGGCGCATGTGCGGTTCGCAAAACTGGCGCGCGACCAGATCGAGGACGCGGTGGCCAAGGGCGCGATGGCGCATATCGACGCCTTTCCCGAAGATGACGGCGGCGCCTACCTGACGCCCCAGGTCCTGACCAACGTTACCCACGAGATGGACGTGATGCGCGAGGAAACCTTTGGTCCGGTCGTCGGCATCATGCCGGTGCATGACGACGAAGAAGCCATCGCGCTGATGAATGACAGCCGGTTCGGCCTGACCGCCAGCATCTGGACCCGCGACACCGATGCCGCCGCCGCCATCGGCGCGCGGTTGCAGACCGGCACCGTGTTCATGAACCGCTGCGACTATCTCGACCCGGCGCTGTGCTGGACCGGCTGCAAGGACACCGGGCGCGGCGCCGGCCTGTCGGTGCTGGGCTTCCAGGCCCTGACCCGTCCCAAATCCTACCACCTGAAGAAGGCGTGA
- a CDS encoding esterase-like activity of phytase family protein, with protein MRFGPAIAIAAWAALTPVLPAPAAPASAAEGPPAQFLGEYEWRMDARWFGGFSALALSPDGGAMLVMSDRGLVFHAAILRDGDRIVGIRPAKPGRLRSSEGKRLQGRAGDSEGLAIMPDGTFCVSFEAVTRVSCFAYPGANAVPLRRLPAFRDMPRNGGFEALAVDRRGRLYTMPEDKLDADGNIPVYRWDNGTWSQPFALPSRGRFLPVGADFGPDGRLYLLERSVSPLGFRSRLRRWDVDEDGPKGERVLLQTGDHDNLEGLSVWRDGDGRLRATMISDDNFMLFQRTELVEYTLPD; from the coding sequence ATGCGTTTCGGTCCTGCAATCGCAATAGCGGCCTGGGCCGCGCTGACCCCGGTTCTTCCCGCCCCCGCCGCGCCCGCCAGCGCGGCGGAAGGCCCGCCGGCGCAGTTCCTCGGGGAATATGAATGGCGCATGGACGCGCGATGGTTCGGCGGGTTCTCGGCGCTGGCGCTGTCGCCCGACGGGGGCGCGATGCTGGTCATGTCCGATCGCGGCCTGGTGTTTCACGCCGCGATCCTGCGCGACGGCGACCGGATCGTCGGGATACGGCCCGCGAAACCGGGACGGCTGCGCTCTTCCGAAGGCAAGCGGTTGCAGGGCCGCGCCGGCGATTCCGAGGGGCTCGCGATCATGCCCGACGGCACGTTCTGCGTGTCCTTCGAGGCGGTGACGCGCGTTTCCTGTTTCGCCTATCCCGGCGCCAACGCGGTTCCGCTGCGCCGCCTGCCCGCCTTCCGCGACATGCCGCGCAACGGCGGGTTCGAGGCACTGGCCGTGGACCGGCGCGGCCGTCTCTACACGATGCCCGAGGACAAGCTCGATGCCGATGGCAACATCCCGGTCTATCGCTGGGACAACGGCACCTGGTCGCAGCCCTTTGCGCTGCCGTCGCGCGGCCGGTTCCTGCCGGTGGGCGCCGATTTCGGCCCCGACGGACGCCTCTACCTGCTGGAACGCTCGGTCAGCCCGCTGGGATTCCGTTCCCGGCTGCGGCGCTGGGATGTCGATGAAGACGGCCCGAAGGGTGAACGCGTGCTGCTGCAAACCGGCGACCACGACAACCTCGAAGGCCTGTCGGTCTGGCGCGACGGCGACGGGCGGTTGCGGGCCACGATGATCTCGGATGACAATTTCATGCTCTTCCAGCGCACCGAACTGGTCGAATATACCCTGCCCGACTGA
- a CDS encoding alpha/beta fold hydrolase, with amino-acid sequence MPGLRLADVTLHYEIGGNGPPLLLIAGMASDSASWLPLLPLLEPRFTVIRPDNRSTGRTTPWEAPTGPAINAADCAALLAHLGLGPAHVLSHSMGGLIALQLGMDAPEAVASLTLAASAPMRLQRNSAIFRNLVAIRRSDAPPDTWLRALYPWLFDPAAFDDPAALDAAAAAALVYPHGQSADAMDHQLRALDRFDPSGLRVAHPAQAILGGRDLLIPEAPARAALAALGDVPVHLIADAGHSIHWDAPHAVTDHLTMFIDALSG; translated from the coding sequence ATGCCCGGCCTGCGGCTCGCCGACGTGACGCTGCATTACGAGATCGGCGGTAACGGCCCGCCGCTGCTGCTGATCGCGGGCATGGCCAGCGACAGCGCCAGCTGGCTGCCGCTGCTGCCCCTGCTCGAACCCCGGTTCACCGTGATCCGCCCCGACAACCGTTCAACCGGACGCACCACGCCGTGGGAGGCTCCCACCGGCCCCGCGATCAACGCCGCCGATTGCGCGGCGCTGCTGGCCCATCTGGGGCTGGGCCCGGCCCATGTCCTGAGCCATTCCATGGGCGGGCTGATCGCGCTGCAACTGGGCATGGACGCCCCGGAGGCCGTGGCCTCGCTGACGCTGGCGGCTTCGGCGCCGATGCGGCTGCAGCGCAACAGCGCCATCTTCCGGAACCTGGTCGCGATCCGCCGTTCTGACGCGCCGCCCGATACCTGGCTGCGCGCGCTCTACCCCTGGCTGTTCGACCCGGCGGCCTTCGACGATCCCGCCGCGCTCGATGCGGCGGCCGCGGCGGCGCTGGTCTATCCCCATGGCCAATCGGCCGACGCGATGGACCACCAGCTGCGCGCGCTGGACCGGTTCGATCCCTCCGGCCTGCGGGTGGCCCACCCCGCGCAGGCGATCCTCGGCGGCCGCGACCTGCTGATCCCCGAGGCGCCGGCCCGCGCGGCTCTGGCGGCGCTGGGGGACGTCCCCGTGCACCTGATCGCCGATGCGGGCCATTCGATCCACTGGGATGCACCGCACGCGGTCACAGACCACCTGACCATGTTCATCGACGCGCTGAGCGGCTGA
- a CDS encoding iron-containing alcohol dehydrogenase, producing MNLTGNWSYPTATRFGAGRIAEIAEACAAAGIAKPLLVTDKGLADMEITARTLDLLDAAGLGRAMFSEVDPNPNDDNVAAGLEVYRAGGFDGVVAFGGGSGLDLGKVLAFMAGQTRPLWDFEDIGDWWTRADPAGIHPIVAVPTTAGTGSEVGRAGVITNSATHEKKIIFHPKMLPAQVICDPELTVGMPKFITAGTGLDAFAHCVEAFCSPHYHPMSQGIALEGMRLVRDYLPRAYADGTDIEARAHMMSAAAMGATAFQKGLGAIHALSHPVGAHHHTHHGTTNAVCMPAVLRFNAPAAADVLARAAAYLGIDGGFDGFCAYVDDLNASLGIPGTLTELGVENPDLDVLVRDALNDPSVGGNPVAMTPENTRALFEACL from the coding sequence ATGAACCTGACCGGAAACTGGTCCTACCCGACCGCGACCCGCTTTGGCGCGGGCCGCATTGCCGAGATTGCCGAGGCCTGCGCCGCCGCCGGCATCGCCAAACCGCTGCTGGTCACCGACAAGGGGCTGGCGGATATGGAGATCACCGCCCGCACGCTGGACCTGCTGGACGCGGCCGGGCTGGGCCGGGCGATGTTCTCGGAGGTGGACCCGAACCCGAATGACGACAATGTCGCGGCCGGGCTCGAGGTCTATCGCGCCGGCGGGTTCGACGGGGTCGTGGCCTTTGGCGGCGGCTCGGGGCTGGACCTGGGCAAGGTGCTGGCCTTCATGGCGGGGCAGACCCGTCCGCTGTGGGATTTCGAGGATATCGGCGACTGGTGGACACGCGCCGACCCGGCGGGCATCCACCCGATCGTGGCGGTGCCGACCACGGCCGGAACCGGCTCCGAGGTCGGCCGCGCGGGCGTGATCACCAATTCCGCCACCCATGAGAAAAAGATCATCTTCCACCCGAAGATGCTGCCCGCGCAGGTGATCTGCGACCCGGAACTGACCGTGGGGATGCCGAAATTCATCACCGCGGGCACCGGGCTCGACGCCTTTGCCCATTGCGTCGAGGCCTTCTGTTCGCCGCATTACCACCCGATGAGCCAGGGCATCGCGCTGGAAGGGATGCGGCTGGTCAGGGACTACCTGCCGCGCGCCTATGCGGATGGCACCGATATCGAGGCGCGGGCGCATATGATGAGCGCGGCGGCGATGGGGGCCACGGCGTTCCAGAAGGGGCTGGGGGCGATCCACGCGCTGTCCCACCCGGTCGGCGCGCATCACCACACCCATCACGGCACCACCAACGCGGTCTGTATGCCCGCGGTGCTGCGCTTCAACGCACCGGCGGCGGCGGACGTGCTGGCGCGCGCGGCGGCCTATCTGGGCATAGATGGCGGCTTTGACGGGTTCTGCGCCTATGTGGACGACCTGAACGCGTCGCTGGGCATCCCCGGGACGCTGACCGAACTGGGCGTGGAAAACCCCGATCTCGACGTTCTGGTGCGCGATGCGCTGAACGATCCCTCGGTCGGGGGCAACCCGGTCGCGATGACCCCGGAAAACACCCGCGCGTTGTTCGAGGCCTGCCTGTAG
- a CDS encoding glutamine synthetase family protein → MLKLDTLKKQVAEGTVDTVLVCLVDMQGRLLGKRFHAQNFIDHGWEETHCCNYLLATDLEMATPDGYAATSWQAGYGDYMMKPDLATLRPLPWLEGSVMVLCDVLDHHSHEPVPHSPRQVLKAQIARAEALGLTPMMATEIEFFLFEQSYDEIRKGGFRDLVPISGYNEDYHIFQTTKEEAVMRPLRNHLFAAGIPVENTKGEAETGQGELNIRYADALGCADHHTISKHAIKEIAWAQGRAASFLPKWHHDKVGSASHVHLSLWRGSEAMFHDPDSPHGMSELMRQFCAGMISHAPEYTFFLAPYVNSYKRFVKGTFAPTKTVWSVDNRTAGFRLCGEGTRAVRMECRIGGSDLNPYLAQAALIAAGLKGIEDKMDLAPPTAGDIYEDAQAGEIPHTLRDATETLRNSAMLRAAMGDAVVDHYTRCAEWEQQEFDRVVTDWEIARGFERA, encoded by the coding sequence ATGCTCAAGCTGGACACGCTGAAAAAACAGGTCGCCGAGGGCACCGTCGATACCGTCCTGGTCTGCCTGGTGGACATGCAGGGGCGGCTTCTGGGCAAGCGGTTTCACGCGCAGAATTTCATCGACCATGGCTGGGAGGAAACCCATTGCTGCAACTACCTGCTGGCCACCGACCTGGAGATGGCGACGCCTGACGGGTATGCGGCGACCAGCTGGCAGGCGGGCTATGGCGATTACATGATGAAACCGGACCTCGCCACGCTGCGCCCGCTGCCCTGGCTCGAAGGCTCGGTGATGGTGCTGTGCGACGTGCTCGATCATCACAGCCACGAACCGGTCCCGCACAGCCCGCGGCAGGTGCTCAAGGCGCAGATCGCGCGGGCCGAGGCGCTGGGCCTGACCCCGATGATGGCCACCGAGATCGAGTTCTTCCTGTTCGAGCAGAGCTATGACGAGATCCGCAAGGGCGGGTTCCGCGACCTGGTGCCGATCTCGGGCTATAACGAGGATTACCACATCTTCCAGACCACCAAGGAAGAGGCGGTGATGCGCCCGCTGCGCAACCATCTGTTCGCGGCGGGCATCCCGGTGGAAAACACCAAGGGCGAGGCCGAAACCGGGCAGGGGGAACTGAACATCCGCTATGCGGATGCGCTGGGCTGCGCCGATCATCACACCATCTCGAAACATGCGATCAAGGAAATCGCCTGGGCGCAGGGGCGGGCGGCGTCCTTCCTGCCGAAATGGCATCACGACAAGGTGGGCTCGGCCAGCCATGTGCACCTGTCGCTGTGGCGCGGCAGCGAGGCCATGTTCCACGACCCCGACTCCCCCCATGGCATGTCGGAGCTGATGCGCCAATTCTGTGCGGGCATGATCAGCCATGCGCCCGAATACACGTTTTTCCTGGCGCCCTATGTGAACAGCTACAAACGTTTCGTCAAAGGCACCTTCGCGCCGACGAAAACGGTGTGGTCGGTGGACAACCGCACCGCCGGGTTCCGCCTATGCGGCGAAGGCACCCGGGCGGTGCGGATGGAATGCCGGATCGGCGGGTCGGACCTGAACCCCTATCTCGCGCAGGCCGCGCTGATCGCCGCCGGGCTGAAAGGGATCGAGGACAAGATGGACCTGGCCCCGCCCACCGCCGGCGACATCTACGAGGATGCGCAGGCCGGCGAGATCCCGCACACGCTGCGCGACGCGACCGAAACGCTGCGCAATTCGGCGATGCTGCGCGCGGCGATGGGCGACGCGGTGGTGGATCACTACACCCGCTGCGCCGAATGGGAGCAGCAAGAATTCGACCGCGTGGTGACCGACTGGGAAATCGCGCGCGGATTCGAACGCGCCTGA
- a CDS encoding TRAP transporter substrate-binding protein, whose amino-acid sequence MTTRRNFLKTSALGAAAAPLATPAIAQDKITWRMQTYAGPALAAHVIDPAIEMFNKIAGDRMQIELFYADQLVPTGELFRAMQKGTIDAVQSDDDSMASPTEVTVFGGYFPFASRYSLDVPVLFNQYGLNAIWDEEYSKVGVKHISAGAWDPCHFATKDPINSLADLQGKRVFTFPTAGRFLSQFGVVPVTLPWEDIEVAVQTGELDGIAWSGITEDYTVGWADVTNYFLTNNISGAWAGSFFANMDRWNELPEDLQTLFRVCCDQSHYYRQWWYWGGEASLRVNGDKMQLTSIPDAEWAQVEQAATKFWDEIAAESEVKAKVVEVFKQYNADMAKAGRPYRYG is encoded by the coding sequence ATGACAACACGTCGTAATTTCCTGAAGACCTCGGCGCTGGGCGCCGCGGCCGCGCCGCTGGCCACCCCGGCCATCGCACAGGACAAGATCACCTGGCGGATGCAGACCTATGCCGGTCCCGCACTGGCCGCCCATGTAATCGATCCCGCGATCGAGATGTTCAACAAGATCGCCGGCGACCGGATGCAGATCGAACTGTTCTATGCCGACCAGCTGGTGCCCACGGGCGAGCTGTTCCGCGCGATGCAGAAAGGCACCATCGACGCGGTGCAGTCGGATGACGATTCGATGGCCTCGCCCACCGAGGTGACGGTGTTCGGCGGCTATTTCCCGTTCGCCTCGCGCTATTCGCTGGATGTGCCGGTGCTGTTCAACCAATACGGCCTGAACGCGATCTGGGACGAGGAATACTCCAAGGTCGGGGTGAAACATATCTCGGCCGGCGCCTGGGACCCGTGCCATTTCGCCACCAAGGACCCGATCAACAGCCTCGCCGACCTGCAGGGCAAGCGGGTGTTCACCTTCCCCACGGCAGGGCGGTTCTTGAGCCAGTTCGGCGTGGTGCCGGTCACGCTGCCCTGGGAAGACATCGAGGTCGCGGTGCAGACCGGCGAGCTGGACGGCATCGCCTGGTCGGGGATCACCGAGGATTACACGGTCGGTTGGGCCGACGTGACCAACTATTTCCTCACCAACAACATCTCGGGTGCCTGGGCCGGGTCGTTCTTTGCCAATATGGATCGCTGGAACGAACTGCCCGAGGATCTGCAGACCCTGTTCCGGGTCTGCTGCGACCAGTCGCATTACTACCGCCAGTGGTGGTACTGGGGCGGCGAAGCCAGCCTGCGCGTGAACGGCGACAAGATGCAGCTGACCTCGATCCCCGACGCCGAATGGGCGCAGGTCGAGCAAGCCGCCACCAAGTTCTGGGACGAGATCGCCGCGGAATCCGAGGTCAAGGCCAAGGTGGTGGAGGTGTTCAAGCAGTATAACGCCGACATGGCCAAGGCCGGGCGGCCCTATCGCTACGGCTGA
- a CDS encoding SDR family oxidoreductase, with product MRLKGKTAIITGGASGFGAGIARKFAAEGAKVMIADINGDGARTMAAELGDTAIAHQVDVGDGASVRAMAEAALAGFGHLDILVNNAGVTHLPTPLDEVSEDDFDRVFRINMKSVYLTARALVPHMKDRGAGAILNIASTAGVSPRPNLNWYNASKGWMITATRTMAVELAPAGIRVNALNPVAGETPLLKSFMGEDTPEMRARFLATIPLGRFSQPEDLGNAACFLCSDEASMITGVAMEVDGGRCI from the coding sequence ATGCGGCTGAAAGGAAAAACCGCCATCATCACCGGTGGCGCATCGGGGTTCGGCGCGGGCATCGCGCGCAAGTTTGCTGCCGAAGGGGCGAAGGTCATGATCGCCGACATCAACGGCGACGGCGCCCGGACTATGGCCGCCGAACTCGGCGACACTGCGATCGCGCACCAGGTCGATGTCGGCGACGGCGCCTCGGTCCGGGCCATGGCCGAGGCCGCGCTGGCGGGGTTCGGGCATCTCGACATCCTGGTGAACAATGCCGGGGTCACCCACCTGCCCACCCCGCTCGACGAGGTCTCCGAGGATGATTTCGACCGCGTCTTCCGGATCAACATGAAATCGGTCTACCTGACCGCGCGCGCGCTGGTGCCGCATATGAAGGACCGCGGCGCCGGCGCGATCCTCAACATCGCCTCCACCGCCGGCGTGTCGCCGCGCCCCAACCTGAACTGGTACAACGCCTCCAAGGGCTGGATGATCACCGCCACCCGCACGATGGCGGTGGAACTGGCGCCCGCCGGCATCCGCGTGAACGCGCTGAACCCGGTGGCGGGGGAAACGCCGCTGCTCAAATCCTTCATGGGCGAAGACACCCCCGAGATGCGCGCCAGGTTCCTCGCCACCATCCCGCTGGGCCGTTTCAGCCAGCCCGAGGACCTGGGCAACGCCGCCTGTTTCCTGTGCTCGGACGAGGCATCCATGATCACCGGCGTGGCGATGGAGGTGGACGGAGGCCGCTGCATCTGA
- a CDS encoding queuosine precursor transporter, protein MTRAHLPGIAAMAAIVVASNILVQFLFGNWLTWGAFTYPLAFLVTDVMNRVYGAPAARKVVLAGFVTGVVCSLIGTQIMGEFGPLVTLRIALASGCAFLLAQMLDVTIFSALRDGRWWRAPLASTLIGSSVDTALFFTIAFSAQLTWLEPGNDVAWANAALPLLGLGPVVPLWVSLGVADWLVKLSLALLALVPFRLIVQRLTARSHPA, encoded by the coding sequence ATGACACGCGCACATCTTCCCGGCATTGCCGCCATGGCCGCCATCGTGGTGGCCTCGAATATCCTGGTGCAATTCCTGTTCGGCAACTGGCTGACCTGGGGGGCCTTCACCTATCCGCTGGCATTTCTCGTCACCGACGTGATGAACCGCGTCTACGGCGCCCCCGCCGCCCGCAAGGTGGTGCTGGCGGGGTTCGTGACCGGAGTGGTCTGCTCGCTGATCGGCACGCAGATCATGGGCGAATTCGGCCCGCTGGTGACCCTGCGCATCGCGCTGGCATCGGGCTGCGCCTTCCTGCTGGCGCAGATGCTCGACGTGACCATCTTTTCGGCGCTGCGCGATGGCCGCTGGTGGCGCGCGCCGCTGGCCTCGACGCTGATCGGGTCCAGCGTCGACACCGCGCTGTTCTTCACCATCGCCTTTTCGGCACAGCTGACCTGGCTGGAGCCGGGCAATGACGTGGCCTGGGCGAACGCGGCGCTGCCGCTGCTGGGCCTGGGCCCGGTCGTCCCGCTCTGGGTGTCGCTGGGCGTGGCGGACTGGCTGGTAAAGCTGTCGCTCGCCCTGTTGGCGCTGGTGCCGTTCCGGCTGATCGTGCAACGCCTGACCGCGCGTTCGCACCCGGCCTGA
- the arfB gene encoding alternative ribosome rescue aminoacyl-tRNA hydrolase ArfB, which yields MLRISDTVALQDWELTESFVRASGPGGQNVNKVATAVELRFEAARSPSLPPAVKARLKRLAGRRWTTDGALVIQCDETRSQARNRDIARDRLAELIRRALVAPKRRIATKPTRGSVRRRLQAKKARGEIKALRGRITDD from the coding sequence ATGCTCCGGATCAGCGACACCGTTGCCCTGCAGGACTGGGAACTGACCGAAAGCTTCGTCCGCGCCTCCGGTCCCGGCGGGCAGAACGTGAACAAGGTCGCAACCGCGGTGGAGCTTCGGTTCGAGGCGGCCCGGTCCCCGTCGCTGCCGCCCGCGGTCAAGGCACGGCTGAAACGGCTGGCGGGGCGGCGCTGGACCACCGACGGGGCGCTGGTGATCCAGTGCGACGAAACCCGCAGCCAGGCCCGCAACCGCGACATCGCGCGCGACCGGCTGGCCGAGCTGATCCGCCGTGCCCTGGTCGCGCCGAAACGGCGCATCGCCACCAAGCCCACCCGCGGATCGGTGCGCCGCCGGCTCCAGGCGAAAAAGGCACGCGGTGAAATCAAGGCCCTGCGTGGCCGGATCACCGACGATTGA
- the idi gene encoding isopentenyl-diphosphate Delta-isomerase, whose product MSVTEQMIPAWVENRLVPVEKLAVHLRALRHKAVSVFVLRGDEILLQRRALGKYHTPGLWANTCCTHPLWDETARDCAHRRLREELGIEGLDLQRRHGLEYRADVGGGLTEHEEVEVFVARVSGDLALRPDPDEVMATRWCPLPTLRDEIAATPDLFTPWLRIYLRDHADEILGSALAGQGRG is encoded by the coding sequence ATGTCCGTCACCGAACAAATGATCCCCGCCTGGGTCGAAAACCGGCTCGTCCCGGTCGAGAAACTGGCCGTGCACCTGCGGGCGCTGCGCCACAAGGCGGTGTCGGTCTTCGTGCTGCGTGGCGACGAGATCCTGCTGCAGCGCCGGGCGCTGGGGAAATACCACACGCCGGGCCTGTGGGCGAACACCTGTTGCACCCATCCGCTGTGGGACGAGACCGCCCGCGACTGCGCCCACCGCCGCCTGCGCGAGGAACTGGGGATCGAGGGGCTGGACCTGCAGCGCCGGCACGGGCTGGAGTATCGCGCCGACGTGGGCGGCGGGCTGACGGAGCACGAAGAGGTCGAGGTCTTTGTCGCCCGGGTGTCGGGCGATCTGGCCCTGCGGCCCGACCCCGATGAGGTGATGGCCACCCGCTGGTGCCCCCTGCCCACGCTGCGCGACGAGATCGCCGCCACCCCGGACCTGTTCACGCCCTGGCTGCGCATCTATCTGCGCGACCACGCGGACGAGATCCTCGGATCCGCGCTGGCCGGGCAAGGCCGGGGCTGA